Proteins from a single region of Undibacterium sp. KW1:
- a CDS encoding ATP-binding protein has product MKILSSMWGRVFAILLLGVIASAVLTWSLAFGERQKTISQYRDSHAVERAEQLVLALDALPAENREKFLATAPRLGLKVATLPAETTDQAPRSEYAAAVSERLGKTFRVMSLAQDPASCPRNPQNIQTNRLPCEALGITLHDGTALRLTVLPPRNPAPPLRPDFLQYLFLFLASIAVLAFLIARMTMRPLRQMAQAATALGQDINRPPLPEKGATEILQATRAFNAMQARIRQHIAQRTHMLAAITHDLQTPLTRLRLRLEKVRDEELRDKLIEDLSGMQMMIREGLDLARSMDSNEALKPLDLDSLLDSVCADAADAGQNVSFEGKPGLTVMARPQALRRCLTNLIDNAVKYGQYATVSLVSGKDAAKDVLHVLIRDGGHGIPPEFQSKVFEPFFRMETSRSRESGGTGLGLTIAQNIAQQHGGKLQLSNLPEGGLEVRLTLPLQTA; this is encoded by the coding sequence ATGAAAATCCTATCGTCGATGTGGGGCAGAGTATTTGCCATCCTGCTGTTAGGCGTCATCGCATCGGCGGTACTGACCTGGTCACTGGCTTTTGGCGAAAGACAGAAAACCATATCGCAATACCGGGATTCTCATGCCGTTGAGCGGGCTGAACAACTGGTGCTGGCGCTCGATGCCCTGCCAGCAGAGAACCGCGAAAAATTCCTGGCGACAGCACCGCGCCTGGGTTTGAAAGTAGCTACCCTGCCTGCCGAAACCACCGACCAGGCCCCCCGTTCAGAATATGCCGCTGCCGTCAGCGAGAGACTGGGCAAGACTTTTCGTGTGATGTCATTGGCACAGGACCCGGCATCCTGCCCGCGCAACCCGCAAAACATACAGACCAACCGCCTGCCCTGCGAGGCTTTGGGCATCACCCTGCATGATGGCACTGCCCTGCGCCTGACGGTCTTGCCACCGCGCAACCCCGCACCACCATTGCGCCCTGACTTTTTGCAATACCTGTTCCTGTTCCTGGCCAGCATCGCTGTACTGGCTTTCCTGATCGCCCGCATGACCATGCGCCCCTTGCGGCAAATGGCGCAGGCTGCCACCGCACTGGGCCAGGATATCAACCGCCCGCCCCTGCCGGAAAAAGGCGCGACAGAAATTTTGCAGGCCACCCGTGCCTTCAATGCCATGCAGGCCAGGATACGCCAGCATATTGCCCAGCGCACCCACATGCTGGCGGCCATTACCCATGACCTGCAAACCCCGCTGACGCGCCTGCGCCTGCGCCTGGAAAAGGTCAGGGATGAAGAATTGCGCGACAAGCTCATTGAAGATTTGTCCGGCATGCAAATGATGATACGCGAAGGCCTGGACCTGGCGCGCAGCATGGACAGTAATGAAGCCCTGAAACCACTGGACCTCGATTCCCTGCTAGACAGCGTCTGCGCCGACGCCGCTGATGCCGGACAGAATGTCAGCTTTGAAGGCAAACCCGGTTTGACCGTCATGGCCAGGCCACAGGCCCTGCGCCGCTGCCTGACCAATCTCATCGACAATGCCGTCAAATATGGTCAGTATGCGACGGTCAGCCTGGTGTCGGGCAAGGACGCCGCCAAGGATGTCTTGCATGTGCTGATACGTGACGGTGGTCATGGCATACCGCCCGAATTTCAAAGCAAGGTGTTTGAACCCTTCTTTCGTATGGAAACTTCGCGCTCGCGGGAGTCTGGCGGCACTGGCCTGGGCCTGACAATAGCGCAGAATATCGCCCAGCAACATGGCGGTAAATTGCAGTTAAGCAATCTGCCCGAAGGTGGCCTGGAAGTGCGCCTGACCCTGCCCCTGCAAACGGCCTGA
- a CDS encoding DUF2721 domain-containing protein, with translation MNLQLSDVSHIIQLSIAPVFLLTGVGTTLSVLTSRLARIIDRSRVVEDLLHGENSPAVSPPGVEEELHELYERSHLINRAITLSTSCGLLICLVIATLFMGDATSLNLDKLIASLFVGGVFSLIGSFIYFMREIFVATKTLTRQRKLGRRKIIERE, from the coding sequence ATTAATCTACAACTAAGTGATGTCAGTCACATCATACAACTCTCTATCGCCCCGGTATTCCTGCTGACCGGCGTCGGTACCACGCTCTCTGTGCTGACCAGCCGCCTGGCACGCATCATAGACCGTTCCAGAGTAGTGGAAGACCTGTTGCACGGCGAGAACAGCCCCGCCGTCAGCCCTCCCGGCGTCGAAGAAGAATTACATGAACTGTATGAGCGTTCGCACCTGATCAACCGCGCCATCACCCTCAGCACCTCTTGTGGTCTGCTGATCTGTTTGGTGATTGCTACCCTGTTCATGGGGGATGCGACCAGCCTGAACCTCGACAAGCTGATCGCCTCGCTGTTTGTAGGTGGGGTGTTTTCCCTGATAGGCAGCTTCATTTATTTCATGCGCGAGATTTTTGTAGCGACCAAGACCCTGACGCGCCAGCGCAAACTGGGCAGACGCAAAATCATAGAACGCGAATAA
- a CDS encoding long-chain fatty acid--CoA ligase: MNTLHYAHWPQGLPHHLIAPEASVYTNLQVSALRYPDKAAIIFYDTVITYRQLHEEVLALAGYLQEVCGVQKGDRVLLNMQNSPQFVIGFYAIMRADAMVVPVNPMLMTDELAHYIDDSGAKTALVSQEIFPRMQPLLGHSILQHAVVATYSDHLTAATTLTIPDFVKAERQVPEQAGVSSWQAAITAGHQPRPHAAGPDDLACMPYTSGTTGKPKGCIHNHRSVMFNIIGSPTWSGAIVATHVALAVLPFFHVTGMQSVMNAMIYCGGTLVILPRWDRDAAGQLITRYAVSNWTLVPSMMIDFLSNPRLAEYDISRLTRVSGGGAAMPAAIAQKLLELSGQVYMEGYGLSETMAPSHLNPPQRMKQQCLGMPYFNVDSRIVDPTTLQEVKQGETGEIWIHGPQVFQGYWNDPQKTADSFAELDGKKFFRSGDLGYMDPEGFFFFTDRLKRMINASGFKVWPAEVESMMYQHPAIQECCIIAAHDAYRGETVKAVVVKKPGSDVTAEDIMTWAHEKMAAYKVPKFVEFVDSLPKSGTGKVMWRTLQEKEAAKK; this comes from the coding sequence ATGAATACCCTGCACTATGCCCATTGGCCGCAAGGCTTGCCGCATCACCTGATCGCGCCGGAAGCCAGCGTGTATACAAATCTGCAAGTATCTGCCCTGCGTTACCCGGACAAGGCGGCGATCATCTTTTATGACACCGTCATCACTTACCGCCAACTGCATGAAGAAGTGCTGGCCCTGGCGGGCTATCTGCAAGAAGTATGCGGGGTGCAAAAAGGCGACCGGGTCTTGCTGAACATGCAGAACAGCCCGCAATTTGTCATCGGCTTCTATGCCATCATGCGTGCCGATGCCATGGTCGTGCCGGTCAACCCCATGCTGATGACCGATGAACTCGCGCATTACATCGATGACAGCGGTGCCAAAACCGCCCTGGTCTCACAGGAAATTTTCCCGCGCATGCAACCCCTGCTGGGCCACAGCATCTTGCAACATGCGGTAGTAGCCACTTACTCCGATCATCTGACTGCGGCGACGACGCTGACCATACCCGACTTCGTGAAGGCAGAACGCCAGGTGCCAGAACAAGCTGGTGTCAGCAGCTGGCAAGCCGCCATCACCGCAGGCCATCAGCCGCGTCCCCATGCCGCCGGACCAGATGACCTGGCCTGCATGCCCTATACCTCGGGCACGACCGGCAAACCCAAGGGTTGCATACATAATCACCGCTCGGTCATGTTCAATATCATCGGCAGCCCGACCTGGTCAGGCGCCATCGTCGCCACCCATGTGGCACTGGCAGTACTGCCCTTCTTCCATGTCACCGGCATGCAGTCGGTCATGAATGCCATGATTTATTGCGGCGGTACCCTGGTCATCCTGCCACGCTGGGACCGTGATGCCGCCGGACAACTGATCACCCGTTATGCCGTCAGCAACTGGACCCTGGTGCCATCGATGATGATCGATTTTTTGTCGAATCCACGACTGGCCGAATACGATATTTCCAGGCTGACCCGGGTATCTGGTGGTGGCGCGGCCATGCCCGCCGCGATTGCACAAAAGCTGCTGGAGTTGTCAGGACAGGTGTATATGGAAGGCTATGGCCTGTCAGAAACCATGGCCCCTTCCCACCTGAACCCACCACAACGCATGAAGCAGCAATGCCTGGGCATGCCCTACTTCAACGTCGATTCCCGCATCGTCGATCCAACCACACTGCAAGAAGTCAAACAGGGTGAGACTGGCGAAATCTGGATACACGGCCCACAAGTCTTCCAGGGTTACTGGAATGACCCGCAAAAAACCGCCGACTCTTTTGCTGAACTCGACGGCAAAAAATTCTTCCGCTCAGGCGACCTCGGCTACATGGACCCGGAAGGTTTCTTCTTCTTCACTGACCGCCTGAAACGCATGATCAATGCCAGCGGCTTTAAGGTCTGGCCCGCCGAAGTAGAATCCATGATGTACCAGCACCCGGCAATACAAGAATGCTGCATCATCGCCGCCCACGATGCCTACCGAGGCGAAACCGTCAAAGCCGTGGTCGTCAAAAAACCTGGCAGTGACGTAACTGCCGAAGACATCATGACCTGGGCGCATGAAAAAATGGCCGCTTACAAGGTGCCAAAGTTTGTCGAGTTTGTGGATAG